A window from Mogibacterium neglectum encodes these proteins:
- the ppdK gene encoding pyruvate, phosphate dikinase, translated as MGKFVYSFNEGSKDMRSLLGGKGANLAEMTKIGLPVPFGFTISTDACKDYLDKGGVLSEEIVKEVYYHLAELEHVMGKTFGDVENPLLVSVRSGAPVSMPGMMDTILNLGLNDESVKGLAAKTGNERFAYDSYRRFIQMFGDVVLEIPKARFDFIFDGKKEAVGAEFDVDLSPEDLKAIIEAYKVLVKEELGRDFPQNPKDQLMEAIQAVFRSWNNDRAILYRQLNNISTSLGTAVNVQSMVFGNTGETSGTGVAFTRSPVNGENKIFGEFLVNAQGEDVVAGIRTPQPIAEMEQAFPEVYAKFESVAEILEKHYKDMQDMEFTVEDNKLFMLQTRNGKRTATAAVKIAVDMVEEGLIDKETAILRIEPDQINQLLHPTFDSSELATATAVAKGLPASPGAACGEIVFSADDAAEAAALGKKVVLVREETSPEDLAGMVAAQGILTARGGMTSHAAVVARGMGKCCVAGCSAVTVHESAKKMVVNGKEYHEGDVISINGTDGSVYDVAIKTVSPELSGDFGTIMKWADDVRNLGVRANADNPRDARQALEFGAEGIGLCRTEHMFFEDERIPKIRRMILADSETERREALAGLLPYQKGDFKGLYEVMGERPVTIRLLDPPLHEFLPKTETDINQLSEQFGISKEAIEKKTVELHEFNPMLGHRGCRLAVTYPEIAEMQTEAILTAALEVSKEKGYKIKPEIMVPLVGNVKELRFVKNTIDETAKKCFEKAGMELEYMVGTMIEIPRAALTADEIAEEAEFFSFGTNDLTQMGFGFSRDDTGNIIKEYINDGILERDPFQSLDQKGIGKLVKMACEGGKETRPNIKLGVCGEHGGDPDTIEFMYKTGLQYVSCSPFRVPIARLAAAQATIKNHK; from the coding sequence ATGGGAAAATTTGTTTATTCTTTTAATGAAGGCTCTAAGGATATGAGGAGTCTTTTAGGTGGTAAGGGTGCAAACCTTGCGGAGATGACTAAGATAGGTCTACCGGTACCATTTGGGTTCACTATTTCAACTGATGCTTGTAAAGACTATCTTGACAAAGGAGGAGTTTTGTCCGAGGAAATTGTCAAAGAAGTTTATTACCATCTTGCTGAGCTTGAGCACGTGATGGGAAAGACTTTTGGAGATGTAGAGAACCCACTTCTCGTATCTGTTAGATCGGGAGCTCCTGTTTCGATGCCTGGTATGATGGATACAATTCTAAACCTAGGTCTTAATGACGAGTCTGTAAAAGGTCTTGCTGCAAAGACTGGCAACGAAAGATTTGCATACGACAGTTATAGAAGATTTATTCAGATGTTCGGAGATGTAGTTCTCGAGATTCCAAAAGCTAGGTTCGACTTTATCTTCGATGGTAAGAAAGAAGCAGTTGGTGCTGAGTTTGACGTTGATCTCTCACCAGAAGACCTTAAGGCTATTATCGAAGCCTATAAAGTTCTCGTTAAAGAGGAGCTGGGAAGAGATTTTCCACAGAATCCTAAAGATCAGCTGATGGAAGCTATACAGGCGGTATTCCGTTCTTGGAATAACGATAGAGCTATCCTATATAGACAGTTAAACAACATTTCTACATCACTCGGAACTGCTGTTAATGTACAGTCTATGGTATTCGGAAATACCGGGGAGACTTCCGGTACTGGAGTTGCATTTACAAGAAGTCCTGTAAACGGCGAGAACAAAATCTTTGGTGAGTTCCTCGTAAATGCCCAGGGCGAAGATGTTGTTGCTGGAATCAGAACACCTCAGCCAATCGCAGAGATGGAGCAGGCTTTCCCAGAAGTATATGCAAAGTTTGAATCTGTAGCTGAGATTCTAGAGAAGCACTACAAGGATATGCAGGACATGGAGTTTACTGTCGAGGATAACAAACTGTTCATGCTTCAGACAAGGAATGGTAAGAGAACTGCTACTGCTGCTGTTAAGATTGCAGTTGACATGGTAGAAGAAGGGCTAATTGACAAGGAGACTGCTATATTACGTATAGAGCCAGATCAGATTAACCAGCTACTTCATCCTACATTTGATAGTTCAGAACTTGCAACTGCAACAGCTGTTGCTAAGGGACTTCCAGCTTCCCCGGGCGCTGCTTGTGGTGAAATTGTATTCAGCGCAGATGACGCTGCAGAGGCGGCTGCATTAGGTAAGAAGGTTGTTCTTGTTAGAGAAGAAACTTCCCCAGAGGACCTTGCAGGTATGGTAGCTGCTCAGGGTATCCTAACTGCAAGAGGTGGTATGACCTCTCACGCTGCTGTAGTTGCTCGTGGAATGGGTAAGTGCTGCGTTGCTGGTTGCAGTGCAGTTACAGTACATGAGTCTGCGAAGAAAATGGTTGTAAACGGTAAAGAATACCACGAAGGAGACGTGATTTCTATCAATGGAACTGACGGAAGTGTTTATGACGTAGCTATTAAGACTGTTTCACCTGAACTATCTGGTGACTTCGGAACTATTATGAAGTGGGCTGATGATGTTAGAAATCTCGGAGTTAGAGCTAATGCGGATAACCCTAGAGATGCTAGACAGGCACTAGAGTTTGGAGCTGAAGGAATTGGTCTTTGCAGAACTGAGCACATGTTCTTTGAGGATGAGAGAATCCCTAAGATTAGAAGAATGATACTTGCAGACTCCGAGACTGAGAGAAGAGAAGCTCTTGCAGGACTTCTTCCATATCAGAAAGGGGACTTCAAAGGTCTATACGAGGTAATGGGTGAGAGACCAGTTACTATTAGACTTTTAGATCCACCTCTACATGAATTCCTTCCTAAGACTGAGACTGACATTAATCAGCTTTCAGAGCAGTTCGGAATCTCTAAGGAAGCTATAGAGAAGAAGACTGTTGAGCTTCACGAGTTCAATCCTATGCTTGGTCACAGAGGTTGCCGTCTAGCAGTTACCTATCCTGAAATAGCTGAAATGCAGACAGAGGCTATTCTAACAGCTGCACTTGAAGTATCTAAGGAGAAAGGATATAAGATTAAGCCTGAGATTATGGTTCCGCTAGTAGGAAATGTTAAGGAACTGCGTTTCGTTAAGAATACAATTGATGAGACAGCTAAGAAGTGCTTTGAGAAGGCAGGAATGGAACTTGAGTACATGGTAGGTACAATGATTGAGATTCCAAGAGCTGCTCTCACTGCAGATGAGATTGCTGAAGAAGCTGAGTTCTTCTCATTCGGAACAAACGACCTAACTCAGATGGGATTTGGATTCTCTCGTGATGACACTGGTAACATCATTAAAGAATATATTAATGATGGTATTCTTGAGAGAGATCCATTCCAATCTCTAGATCAGAAGGGTATTGGAAAGCTGGTTAAGATGGCTTGTGAAGGCGGAAAAGAGACTAGACCAAACATTAAGTTAGGTGTTTGCGGAGAGCACGGTGGAGATCCGGATACTATTGAGTTTATGTATAAGACTGGACTCCAATATGTATCTTGCTCACCGTTCAGAGTACCAATTGCAAGACTTGCTGCTGCACAGGCGACAATCAAGAATCATAAATAG
- a CDS encoding YitT family protein, which yields MLNHKFFEMNWFNKFEDKWNGLSSTILMILGNLIYAFSINLLITPMHLYNGGFLGISQIVRHLIVVNTGVATIYGLDFTGIIYFLINIPLFLYAYSSAGFKFATKTLISIGISSVCLTLVPVPKIPYIDDYLTACVVAGVIGGIGTGMILRGGSSTGGPDIIAVCMAKKNPNISVGMLNNVVNFAVYGCCLLLFNVKIAVYSFIYSAVKAMFIDRMHTQNIKTEVLIITKKEGIEKILTEELNRGVTSWKGTGAYTGDEVNIILTLVSKYEIEHLKGIVNDIDSHAFLMMSEGENIVGNFKRHIGVGE from the coding sequence ATGCTTAACCATAAATTTTTTGAAATGAACTGGTTTAATAAATTTGAAGATAAATGGAATGGATTATCAAGTACAATATTGATGATTCTAGGAAACTTAATTTATGCATTTAGCATAAACCTCCTAATCACACCGATGCACCTGTATAACGGTGGATTCCTCGGAATATCCCAGATTGTTAGACATTTAATTGTCGTGAATACTGGAGTTGCAACGATATATGGTCTTGACTTTACTGGTATTATCTACTTCTTGATAAATATTCCTTTATTTTTGTATGCATACTCATCAGCTGGATTTAAATTTGCGACTAAGACACTGATTTCAATTGGCATATCATCGGTTTGCCTTACCCTTGTTCCAGTACCAAAGATTCCTTATATTGATGACTACCTAACCGCGTGTGTAGTCGCAGGTGTTATCGGAGGAATCGGAACGGGCATGATTTTAAGAGGTGGAAGTTCAACTGGCGGTCCAGATATCATAGCAGTGTGCATGGCAAAGAAGAATCCAAACATTAGCGTCGGAATGCTTAATAATGTTGTGAATTTTGCTGTATATGGTTGCTGCCTACTGTTATTTAATGTAAAGATAGCAGTTTACTCCTTCATCTACTCGGCTGTCAAGGCGATGTTTATCGACAGGATGCACACCCAAAACATCAAGACAGAAGTTCTGATTATTACTAAGAAAGAGGGTATAGAAAAAATTCTTACTGAAGAATTAAACAGAGGCGTTACAAGTTGGAAGGGAACAGGTGCTTACACAGGAGATGAGGTAAATATAATTCTAACGCTCGTCTCAAAGTATGAAATAGAACATCTCAAAGGAATAGTTAACGATATTGATTCTCATGCATTTCTCATGATGTCAGAGGGTGAAAATATAGTGGGTAATTTTAAGAGACACATAGGGGTCGGCGAATAG
- a CDS encoding LD-carboxypeptidase: MIYPKFPEKGSALGICAPSAGVGHKIKSFDKSLAALKSSDFDIIETASVRNDNIRSADAKTRSEEFNFLVHNPDVDMIISAAGGNYNIEILPYLDMETLSNYPKWIAGASDPTNITYYVTTKLDIATMYGFNAGSFDWDILHEFQKNSLEFMRGNIIKQYSFDKYDSNTDFNIQDVVLDEDVNWQLSMPGTDEIIDKSSATDSPRLIAEGRLIGGCIDCIAKLIGTPFDDTKSFVKKYPRKIWFLDNFAMTSFDLYLTMMQMKYCGYFKGTKAIVFGRTMFPDKSDEEYIAQLRQAIPNIPFIWNADIGHVKPCFTVINGAYGRVTCVQGKGTLEQALI; encoded by the coding sequence ATGATATATCCTAAATTTCCCGAAAAAGGTTCTGCTCTTGGTATCTGTGCACCGAGCGCTGGAGTTGGTCACAAAATTAAATCGTTTGACAAATCATTAGCAGCCTTAAAATCATCGGATTTCGATATTATAGAGACTGCCAGTGTTAGAAATGATAACATACGATCTGCTGATGCTAAGACTCGTAGCGAAGAATTCAATTTCCTTGTTCACAATCCTGATGTAGATATGATTATCTCCGCAGCTGGTGGCAATTATAACATCGAGATACTTCCCTACCTAGATATGGAAACACTGTCTAACTACCCTAAGTGGATTGCCGGTGCAAGTGATCCAACGAACATCACATACTATGTAACGACCAAACTCGACATAGCCACAATGTACGGCTTTAATGCAGGTAGCTTTGACTGGGATATACTTCACGAGTTCCAGAAGAATTCGCTTGAGTTTATGCGTGGCAACATTATAAAACAATATTCATTCGATAAGTATGACTCTAACACCGACTTTAACATTCAGGATGTGGTTCTTGATGAAGACGTAAATTGGCAGCTATCAATGCCAGGTACAGATGAGATAATAGATAAATCGTCCGCTACTGATTCACCAAGACTAATAGCTGAGGGACGGCTTATCGGGGGATGCATAGATTGCATCGCAAAGCTGATAGGAACACCTTTTGATGACACTAAATCATTTGTTAAAAAATATCCTCGAAAGATATGGTTCCTAGACAACTTTGCGATGACCTCATTCGATCTATACCTTACGATGATGCAGATGAAGTATTGTGGGTACTTTAAGGGAACTAAAGCGATTGTATTTGGCAGGACTATGTTCCCCGACAAATCGGACGAAGAATATATCGCGCAGCTACGCCAAGCGATTCCAAATATTCCATTTATTTGGAATGCAGATATCGGTCATGTTAAGCCATGCTTTACAGTAATAAATGGCGCGTATGGTAGGGTTACCTGTGTACAGGGCAAAGGAACGCTTGAGCAAGCATTGATTTAA
- a CDS encoding glycine--tRNA ligase: MAIDKNVVQPDRVVTMDKITALAKNRGYIFPGSEIYGGLANTWDYGPLGVAFKNNVKKVWWSKFVQQSKYNVGIDAAILMNPETWVASGHVGGFSDPLIDCKSCKARFRADKIIEDYLVETEGKQISCDGWSNAEMENYIAENHILCPECGKSDFTGIRKFNLMFKTFQGVTEDSKSEIFLRPETAQGIFVNFKNVQRTSRKKIPFGIAQIGKSFRNEITPGNFTFRTREFEQMELEFFCKPGTDLEWFEYWKQYSIDFLKNLGMNMENIRVRDHEKEELSHYSNATSDLEYLFPFGWGELWGIADRTDFDLMRHQEHSGQDMSYLDPETNERYVPYCIEPSLGADRVALAFLIDAYDEETVVDGKGKEDTRVVLRLHPALAPYTVAVLPLSKKLEDVALPIYEELSKYFNVEYDAAGSIGKRYRREDEIGTPFSICVDFDTETDKSVTIRDRDTMEQIRLPLSDVREYIENKLQF, encoded by the coding sequence ATGGCAATTGATAAGAATGTAGTTCAGCCGGATAGAGTTGTAACTATGGATAAGATTACTGCTCTGGCAAAGAATAGAGGTTATATTTTTCCCGGATCAGAGATTTACGGTGGATTAGCCAATACATGGGATTACGGACCTCTGGGAGTTGCATTCAAGAACAATGTTAAGAAGGTTTGGTGGAGCAAGTTTGTTCAACAGTCAAAGTACAATGTTGGAATTGATGCTGCTATTCTGATGAACCCAGAAACATGGGTTGCATCTGGACACGTTGGTGGTTTTTCAGACCCTCTTATCGATTGCAAGAGCTGTAAAGCAAGGTTTAGAGCTGATAAGATTATTGAAGACTATCTGGTTGAAACTGAAGGCAAGCAGATTTCCTGCGATGGCTGGAGTAACGCGGAGATGGAGAATTACATCGCCGAGAACCATATTCTGTGCCCAGAGTGTGGTAAATCTGATTTTACAGGGATTCGAAAGTTTAACCTTATGTTTAAGACTTTTCAGGGCGTAACTGAAGATTCAAAATCAGAAATATTTCTAAGACCTGAGACGGCACAGGGGATATTCGTTAATTTTAAAAATGTTCAGAGGACTTCTCGCAAAAAGATACCGTTTGGTATAGCGCAGATAGGTAAGTCGTTTCGTAACGAAATTACACCTGGAAACTTCACTTTCAGAACTAGAGAGTTTGAACAGATGGAGTTAGAATTCTTCTGTAAGCCAGGAACCGATCTAGAATGGTTCGAGTATTGGAAACAGTATTCGATTGATTTTCTCAAAAATCTCGGTATGAACATGGAAAATATTCGTGTTAGAGATCATGAGAAAGAGGAACTATCGCACTATAGCAATGCAACTTCGGACCTAGAATATTTATTCCCGTTCGGATGGGGAGAACTATGGGGAATAGCGGATAGGACAGATTTTGATCTTATGAGACATCAAGAACATTCTGGACAGGATATGAGTTATCTTGACCCTGAAACTAACGAGAGATACGTTCCATATTGTATAGAGCCATCTCTTGGAGCAGACAGAGTAGCACTCGCATTCCTAATCGATGCATACGATGAGGAAACTGTGGTGGATGGAAAAGGTAAAGAAGATACTAGAGTTGTTCTGAGACTCCATCCTGCTCTTGCGCCTTATACAGTTGCAGTTCTTCCTCTATCTAAGAAATTAGAGGATGTAGCTTTGCCTATTTATGAGGAACTTAGCAAGTATTTCAATGTTGAATACGATGCTGCTGGTTCAATAGGCAAGAGATATAGAAGAGAAGACGAGATAGGAACACCTTTCTCAATCTGTGTGGATTTTGACACAGAAACCGATAAATCAGTCACTATACGCGATAGAGATACGATGGAGCAGATTCGTCTACCTCTGTCTGACGTTAGGGAATATATAGAAAACAAATTGCAGTTTTAA
- a CDS encoding DUF4342 domain-containing protein, whose protein sequence is MEITLEKIELVKDRTGVSYREAKSALEEANGSVVDAIIFIEENIGTEDSDADNLYGNELFARLKKTAEKGNMSRIIIKKGDEVLVNLPLTVGILGVVIAPWGMILGLVAAAGFNCNVEFVNDKGEVTDVNGKVKAQYSRAKSAGSETVDKIKDSELYNDIRLKGQDKFEDLRDKGLDKFDHVKNNVNLSDLKRKGSEILKKRNKDDNFDFSKNDIADVADGYYDLDIENLGPDQPGNVFVDNEETQKADTEEK, encoded by the coding sequence ATGGAAATCACATTGGAAAAGATTGAATTAGTTAAAGACAGGACGGGAGTTAGCTATAGGGAAGCAAAGAGTGCTCTTGAAGAAGCTAATGGAAGCGTGGTTGATGCGATTATTTTCATCGAGGAAAATATTGGGACCGAAGATTCAGATGCTGATAATCTATACGGTAATGAACTTTTCGCTCGTCTTAAAAAGACTGCTGAAAAAGGGAATATGTCACGTATCATCATTAAGAAGGGCGATGAAGTGCTCGTTAATCTACCGCTTACAGTTGGTATTTTAGGTGTTGTTATCGCACCTTGGGGAATGATATTAGGCTTAGTTGCTGCCGCAGGATTTAACTGTAACGTTGAATTTGTAAATGACAAGGGTGAAGTTACAGACGTTAACGGTAAGGTTAAAGCACAGTATAGCCGTGCAAAGAGTGCTGGAAGTGAGACTGTAGATAAGATTAAAGACAGCGAGCTATATAACGATATTAGACTTAAAGGGCAGGATAAATTTGAAGATTTAAGGGATAAGGGTCTCGATAAGTTTGACCATGTCAAGAACAATGTTAATCTCTCAGATTTAAAGCGCAAGGGTAGCGAGATTCTTAAGAAACGTAACAAGGACGATAACTTTGACTTTTCTAAAAACGATATAGCTGATGTTGCTGATGGATATTATGATTTAGATATCGAGAATCTAGGTCCAGATCAGCCGGGAAACGTATTTGTGGACAATGAGGAAACTCAAAAAGCAGATACAGAAGAAAAATAA